The DNA window atctggtccctTAAGTCTCAGGTAATACTTTTTtttagagcaatgaggattaagtgacttgcccagggtcacacagctagtaagtgtcaagtgtctgaggctggatttgaactcagttcctcctgaatccagggctggtgctttatccactgcaccacctagctgcccccggtaatacatttcaaaggcaggattttaaccctctgactccaaagccagtgaaCTAATCACTGTACCACACTTCCTATATAGTCCCAGAGTGGAGCTTTGCAGATGCCATTCCTCATTCTCCCAaatcctcattctcttccccaactccacaGCAAACACAAGCAAATCATACCTGATAGTGAGCTTGACCCTCAAGTAGCGGTCCACAGCAATGGCCAGCAAGGACATGATGGAGGCGTGGGTAAAGACCAACATCAGACAGGTCATAAAAAGGCAATTATAGAAGTGAATAATAATGCCCAAGCTAATCACTATGGCAAGAGGCATGACCAGCACACCCACAGCGATGTCAGCCAGGGCCAAAGAGACAATGAAATAGAAGGTGGTATTCTGCAAGCTTGGGTTCAACTTTACCACCCAGATGACCAGCACATTGCCTACAATGGCACAAAGTCCAATAATAATCTCTATGATGATATATACTACGCTGCCAGGAGTCAGAGTCATCACAGTCGTGTTGTTTCCAAGCATTTTTTCCAGTTGGGAGATGACTGGGGGTTCAGGCAAGGAAGCACTTGGAGGTAGTGAGGAGGGCACTAAGATTTCAATTTAATAAAGGACCTCCCCAGAAGCCCAAGATCAGCAATTGTCAAGACTCATAATTCATCCGTTTCTTGTCCTTGCTGGTAGAGAGCAGTCTTGGAGACATCCTGATCCTTACAGAGTATCCACTGAAGAACAAAgccatttaaaactctttaaaagGGTTGCATCACCACTAAGATCCTGTAAGTCTTGATGGAAGGTGCTTTGTGGACTGGAGTCTTCAGAGTGTGGCTTCCCAAAGCTATTACTGTTGATTCCCCAAACAGACAGTGTCAAGCTCATTGCTAACTGCTACCCCTAGACTTCTCTCCAAGCTCCATCAAGATAAAACCACTCTTTGATGGTATTTCAGGAACTGAGATAATCAAGAGGAAGTATTGGGCCAAGAAAGATCTCAGTCTGAAgaccaaagaggaagaaggaaaacttagggaaaggaaagaagctgAGGTTGATATAAAGATTGTTGTGTATTTGAAACTCTACCAGGAAACTGTGGAACTGGGCATGAGTCTAGATTTGGAGAACAAGGGGAAAACATGTGATTATCAAGTAGGACTCTTGACTTTTTGCTGACTTTGCAAGAGAATTTCTGTTCAGTAAACATTAAGGAAATGCCTACTATGCGAAAAGTCCTGTGCCAGGCAGTGGGGAAAATTAAAGGGTTGCATAAGACATGGACACTGccttaaaagtatatatatatatatatatatataaacattatattatattataataatacatGAGTCCTCAAGGAGAGGTAACATATGAGAGAGCTGAAAAGCAGGGTGGCAAGAAGAGTCCAGGTGCCAAGGGAAACCACCAACCAGTTATTGGAtgtttcaaactggatatcctaaaaggcatctcaaactcaacatggccaAAACTCATCATCTTCCATCACCAACACCACTTCCCCCTTTCCCAAACCCTGGGTCAAAGATGTCACCATTCTTCCAGAAAGaagctctttttttcctttcttttttatttcttttcttctttctttctttcttcctttcttccttccttccttccttcctttctttctttctctttctctttctttctttctttctttcttttgcagagcaatgaggcttcagtgacttgcccagggtcacacagctagtaagtgtcaagtgactgaggccagatttgaactcaggtcttcagggccagtactgtgccacctagctgccctgtcaccattcttccagtcactgaTATTCACAACCTTGGAATCTCCCTCAATTTCTCCTTCTCTTACCCATCCAATCACTTGCCAAGTCTCATTGATTTCACATCTGTAACTTCTCTCACATTCCCCACCTCCTCTCACTCACACAGccatttctcttcttcaggccTTCATGAGCTCTTGCAGGATAATTGCCATCATCTTTTCAATGGTGTCCCTCCTCCCGCCTCTCCCCATGCAATCCGTTCTTCACACATCTgtcaaagcacaggtctgaccatgtcatttctctGCTCAATCAGCTCCAATGGCTTTGTATTATGTTTAGAATCAAATGCAAAGTCCTCTCTGCTTTGCCAGCCCTCTTATCCATCAATCCCCTTCACAccaaactgactttcttgctcttccttccatgtgatactccatctcccatctccactgtttttttttcagtctgtctCATTCCTAGAATGTATTCCCAACTCATTGCTACCTCGTCTAATCTCagctttccttcaaagctcagctcaaaccccacctcctaaatgaggcctttctgcacccctcccccccaactgcCAGGGCCTGTCTCTTTAAATTATCTTTGTATCTATCTTGTACACATGTATTTtgaatatgcttatatatgtatgttgtctCCTAAGAAAGCTCCCTGGAGGCAAAGACTGTTTCAAACAGACACTGGTTGTCTTAGTAGGACCCAGGACCTAGTGCAGTTCTTGACATACAGCAGGCATATAATATATGCTGACCTTGAATTCCAGCTtaaggaatgttaaaaaaaagagaagggtttTGAGTAGAAGAATGATATAACCAGATCTAAACATCAGGATTATATATCGGAGTATAGCCATCCATGGAATATGGTTTGGCAGAGGAAGAGGCATAGAAAACTATTGCTGGAGTCAACGCAAGTGGCAACAAGAAGCTATAATGTAGTGTTGGCTGTGGGAAAGGggtaggaaaagaaaacatatcaGTCTTGGAATCAGGGCCCTTTGGCTAAaatcccagctgtgtgaccttggccaaagcACTACATCTTTGGAACCTCAGCTCAGGGGTGTCCTGGAGCTAGCTTGAACCTCAAAAGCACCCAtccttaaattttcagtgagcaTTTGTGCTGAAATCAGCAAAcattgttgattgcctagacttaagaaagtgatgggcaAAATACTAATATGCAGATTGAAAGAGTGTTCCATaggcacttttatttttttccagagggTTGGTCATTAAAcgtttaccagcacaccccttcCTCAGATTTCTAATCTATAAATTGaagacattggactagatgattctaagatcccttccagctgtaaatctctGGCTCCACAGCCCTTTAAGAATCAAAGTCCCTATTAATACTCTTTAAAACACTGTAGATTATAGAAAATATAAGGGAAACATCCACTCAATTTTCAAAAAGGAACAAAGAATAGAGACTACAAACTATAGACCAATGAACTTGGCTTTGATTTTTGGCAAAAAACCTTAGGACTTATTATTAAAAGTCAGTGATTGTCTAGAAAAAGAGAAGCATCCCAGGAGACAACCATGTTTAGTGGTTAGGAGATGAAATGATGGCCTACCAAAGGAGAATAAAAAGGAGCAAGCCGACAGGTAGGATGAGAACCAATAGTGGATAGCTTCACAGAAACCaagggaggagggatggagtCATCAACAATTTCAAACTGCAGAAAGGGCAAGTAGAAGGAGAGACTTATAAAGGGCCTTTGAATTGGAGACAATAAATAATTCCTATTAAATGGTGAAGTTCAAAGCCAAAATACAAAGGATTGAGAAGTGAGGGGGAGGTGAGTAAATGGAGATGACAATCCAATCACCTCCTGGGAGTTTGGATGTGAGGAGGCTAGTTAAAGGGGATAGATGGGAAGGtgaagtgaaggttttttaatGAGAGGGAAGACCTGGGCATATCTGAAGGCATTAGGGAAGATGTCATAGTTCAAGAAGATactagaaatgagagtgataatgGACAATAAGTGAGGGGGAAAGTCCTCAGATGAGTCAGGAGAGAATGCTTTTAAGGGCATAAGTAGTGGAGTTGGTTTTAGCAAGAATggttgggcagttaggtggcacagtggatagagcactgaccctggagtcaggagtacctgagttcaaatccggcctcagaaacttaacacttactagctgtgtgaccctgggcaagtcacttaaccccaattgccttactaaaaaaaaaaaaatggtccccTCTTCCTCTGAAATTggagcaaaggagagaagaatgaTGATGATATAGAAGGGCCTTGCATGTGATTATGGAGGGGTAtcatggagaaaagaaggaacaaagaTGAATGGCCTCTATTTTCTGAAGAAAGAAGTGAGGTTCTTTGTAGAAAAGGGTGGTGGTGTAGAGTCTggtggaaagaagaaaatccaGGATAGCTATCATAAAGAATGTAATACTTTCAGGGAAGAAAACAGAATCATTGCACAGAAGTAGCAGTTTCAGCTGAGATTAAATAACTTAAATTTTTGGTGGATTTGATGAGCAGAGTTGCATCATTTTTCTCCAGTAGCATTCAACAGCATGGATGAAGGAGTAGAGAAGGTAGATTATGAGGGGAACCTAGGATTGGGGCTTAGCAAAGCAAGAATGATGATAGGCcaaggggggggtggggaaataagcatttaagcacctactatgtgccagacactgtgctaaatgctatcTCTTTCGATCCtcataaatgtaaagttttggcTTTGAGTACAAAAAAATCACTtccacaaatataaaatggggaaagcatGAATGGATAGACGACAGTTGTTCTGGAAAGATTGTAGAAGTTTTCATGAGTTGCAAGATCTAAATGACTCAGCACTGTGATGTGGCAGTCACAAAAATTCATTCAAGCTCAGATTGCCTTAGATGGGGTATAACTTGCAAAAATGTGGAAGTGGTGAttccactgtactctgccctcatGAGACCTCACCTGGAATATTGTGTCCTGCTGCCAGCCCATTGGGCTAGAAGGACATTGATAACACTAAAGAGGGTGTCCAGAGAAGAGCAAacaggataataataatttaaaaaaatgttcatgatGTGTTAGTATTGGTTGAAGGAATTAAGCATGTatggcctggagaaaagaagactcagaggACATGATAGCTATGTTGTGGAGGAGAGATTAAACTGGTTCTGGTTGGCCCCAggggacagaactaggagcagatAAATGTAGACTTGATGTCAGGGAATCCTTCCCAATAATTAGCATTGTCCAAGAGTAAAGTGGCTTTCCTTGAGAAGTGGTGGGGTCCTCCTCCTTTAAGGTCTTCAAGCTGAGGCTAGACAACCACTTGTTGGGTTTGTGATAATGGGAATCCTTTCATCTAGAATTAAGAGTAGatggccggggcagctaggtggcacagtggatagagcaccagccctggattcaggaggacctgagttcaaatccagcctcagacacttaacacttactagctgtgtgaccctgggcaagtcacttaccccccatggcctcaccaaaaaaaaaaaaaaaaaagagtagatggccactgaggtccctcccaactttcAGAATCTATGAGTCTGGGAAGGTCAATGGAAGGAGAAACCCAAGTTGAGAAGACTTGGACATGTTTGTAGGACCCAGAAGATTAAAAGAGAATGGGAATTAGAGGGGGATGACTATGGGGGAAATCTGCTGGAGGAGATGAGATCAAGGACTCAGGTAGAGGGGTTGCCTTTGGTGAGAAGGCCTAGATCTTCATCAGAGACTAGAATTAGTCAAGGCAAGAGAGGATAGTGACAGTGTGCCCTCTCTACGAATAGGGGCATTTGGAAGAGGGGTGAGTTTCAtatggaagataatgagttctgctttgtaGATGTCCAGTTTCAGATGGCAGTAGGACATCCAAGGGGAGATATCCAGGGGATAGTTATTGGTGTGGAAGTGGGATtgtagtaaaaattattggagttttagctgactcatttgggaggggccacacctggcccaccctgaagttctgtatgctactgaggtcagaaggagaaacctctccataggcagtttttgaaggacctccccttttgggggaagaagattgaatgctccctgaggggAAGCTGAGGTGCTTCCGGAATGCTCGCTTgcttgcttgctctctctctctctctctctctctctctctctctctctctctctcttctgcctttccaGTGGCTTGAACAACTGCAGATgttccaggtgtggtgagtgaacacaaattcctttgaattagcttaattggaaatgagctgGATAttatatagacttaggttagagctatgagaatttatctgtatttctttttccctacttccttatctttgatttttattaacttcacctttgttgtttaattaattcccaagtaataaaatctgatctttttatggaaaagaagctgtaaggctcctttcttattgacctgggagaaatatctaaaagggcagttcagaggggagggagctttaaacctagaggtccctcattatttcccggaccccaatatttaggccagtcacccaattaactttccatatattagATTTGGCCCTCACAGGATTTAGGGATCACACAAACTCAGAATCTGAGAACCTAAAGAAAACTTAACAGTCATCTGATTACATCCAACTTCTACTCGAAACCTACATTGCATCAGCTGTTTTAGCTGCCATATCATAATCCTGTTGCATGTGAGGCCACTAAACCCCCAAGATCCTCTCCTGATAAACTATTGCCTAAACATGTTTCCTTCAGGCTGAACTTCTATGTGCAAGTGCCACATGCAAGAACCCATGAGCAAGACTTTTACTctgttgaatttcatcttattaggtcTAATGTtgtagcctgtcaagatctttttgcatGCTAACTTTATCACTACGTGTATTAGTCAGCCCTCTCAGCATTGTGTCATCTGAAATTTGACATTACCATCCATCCTCTCAAACTATTGTCCCATATGTCTTtccctttcatagccaaactcctagaaaaatctGTTTACACATAATCTGGTTTTTGTCCTCATTACTTAAATGGAACTGTTTAAGATTACCAGTTATCCTTACAATTGGTAAAGTTACCAATAAAAATGGCCTCTTTTCATTCCTCTTCCCTTTGACCTCTAGGCAGCATTGGACACTGTTGACCATCCCCTCTTCCCTAGGTCCCCCCTGGATTTCCATGGCACTCTTTGGTTTGTtgttctggtgtgtgtgtgtgtgtgtgtgttgttgttgttgttttgcagggcaatgagggttaagtgacttgcccagggtcacaaaactaataagtgtcaagtgtctgaggctggatttgaactcaggtcctcctgaatccaaggctggtgctttatccactgcaccacctactctttgtttttttcctccaactTATACAACaatttttctcagtcttttttgttggatcatcatccatgtccCTCACCTACTATGGGTAGATATGCTCCAGTGCTCTTTTCTGGgcccatttctctcctctcactaaTACTCTGTTGATGATCTTATCAGATCCTGTTATCTCCATGAAGATGAATCCCAgctctatatatccagccctagtctctcttctgaactccacTCCTATATTGCCAACTGCCAATTGGACATTTCCAACTAGATATCCCATAGGCATCACAGGCATCACAAATTCAACATTTCCCAAACAGAAGTCCTTATCTtacacacccccccacacacaatctccccttttctaacttccctattttgaGGGAGCCATCATTCTTCTTGTGACTGCAAACTTCCTGTCAGTTTCCTCTCTTCAGGGCTGGCCACATGCCGGGGAAAAGATCCCCAACCCCCTACCCTCCAAGCTCCTTTGCACAGTATGCAGGGTTTAGCTGTCTGCCTCCTGTATTGGTGGGACCCTGCCCAGGACCATCTAGAAATCTTCAACACCCTTTGGGATAAACCCTAATCTTCCTCCTGGCCCCCAAGGCCTTTTTCCATGGCAAGCAGGGCACCCCAATATCCTGACCATGCTCCCAAACCTCCACTGGCTCCTGCCTGCTCTAAGGCAGCTCCCCTGGGGCATCTCAGGGCAAAGAATCACCCCCAAGCTTCTATTCCAGATTTGTTCATCAATACAATTGTGTCCTTTTGTTTGTCTGCTTGATAATAAGCTGCTTTTTATCTTAAACCTCTTTCTTACTGCTTCTGTCTTCTGACTTTCACTGTCTCCCTCTTGATGATACTGCCtcattttgcttccttttccagtaCTGGCTACTTTTTAACTCATAGCCCCTATTTCACTCGTCATGGGGGCGGGGCGCTGGAATACTTCTTACTCCCCATTTCCACTTTCAGACACATCCTCTACCGCTTCCACTAAGCAACCTCTTTCATTAAGGTTCATACTATCCAAATTGATGATCCAATTCACACCCTCGTGGCTGTTGTTTATGGACCCACAAGACAGTCtacttccttcctcaatgagttagGCATCTGGCTTatcatctttctttcctccttatctcctttaTATTAGAGGATTTCATACATATGTTGATGCTACATCACCTCTCAGTTCTGCAATCTACTCAATTCCAATGATTTACTCCTCCATTTTACCTAAGCTAGAGAGATGGTCATAGCTTTGACCTTGGCATAACCCACaaataatcccatttccttttttcatgaCCTCTAGAATTCTTTTAtctaattatatctttttttccatGCCAAAGTTCCTTAAATCTTATGACTCTTGACCCTCTTCTTTGTTTTCACCGtgacctccccttccctccattcatcagttctttcccaggtcatCCCTCCTCTGACCATAGCCTACTTCCTTCTCTATTTCAAcccattggtggggcagctaggtggcgcagtggataagcaccggccctggagtcaggagtacctgagttcaaatccggcctcagacacttaacacttactagctgtgtgaccctgggcaagtcacttaaccccaattgcctcaccaaaaaaaaaaaaaaatcaacccattGGTGAACCAATTCTCTCCTCAAAACTTCCACAGTACCCTCTTCCCTTACCCTCCCAGCAGAGAACCATGtctcatacttcactgaaaaactTGAGGCCATTCCCCAAgaaccctccctcccccttctcctcatctcacatatCCTTACATCTTTCCCCTCTATTTCCTCAATTGCTGGTGCCTGCTGCTCTCAGAGTGATTCATCTGTTATGTGTGTATCTTATATATTCCTAGTTGTTTTGTCTCCTACATTAGAATGTagactccttgagagtaggaagtGTTTTTAGCTTAAgccagtatctggcacataataataaatgcctgttgatttgatttgacttgATTTTCAGTCAAGTACTTGACACTCACCTCAGGGTCATCCTTGgcttcttactctctctctctctcagtgccCCATACCCAATTAATTGCCAAGTCTAGTTGTTTCTGCTTTCATAATAATTGTACCATCTACCTACTTCTCTCCAACTCCCATCAACACCACCCCAATTCAGGCTCTCATTACATCTAACCTAGGCTATTAATAAAACCTCCTAATTGCCCTTTCTGTTTCATCTGTCTCTTCACAGATCCATTTCCATACAACTGTCAAATACATCTCCTACCAACACACGGATGACATGTCACATTGCCCCGCTCAAAAAtgtatagtggaaaaaaaaaagtatagtggCGCCTTCCTAGACTTTTTTCCCTATTATAGAGTTTGACTATTACAGGAGCTTCCTATTATAGGCTTGTTTCATGTTATTCCATAATTCAGAAAATACATACTCCAGCTACGTTGGCCTACTATCCAGTATCCAGACTCATTATCTAATTGCCTTTGCATAGTCTGTCCCCAGTACCTAGAATGCATTCCCCACTCTCTGACCATTGATTTCACTGCCTATTAAGTGAAAGTGCTCTCTCCCACctggaatttttttattattcttacaCGAATGAATGAGCATTCTATTAATTTCTCATTAAGTGCTAGGTACTTTGCTGAGCAGTGGAGGTACTTTTTCCCAGCGCTTCTCgcttctcactttctctctctctctctctctctccctctctctctctctctctctctctctctctctctctctctctctctctctctccctccctccctccctccctccctccctccctctctccctccttccctctctttctctctctctctccctccctcctcccccccccctctctgaTTATTGTGGCCTTTTTTCTTCCataactagattgtaaattcctttagGAAGTCAGTGTTGTATCTCTTTGTCTCCCAAACATTTAGCATAATCCCTAGAATGCTCTAGGCGCTTAgtaaaggtttgttgaatgaatggatgaatagtaATAGTAGCTGACATTTGCAAACcactttccatacattatctcatttcatctccaCAACAAGCCTTTGGGGCAAAGggattattctccccattttacataggaggaaactgaagttcagagaaataaAAGGACTTGACCTCTGGgccacacaactaggaagtgtcacgTCCCAAtctttcctaacttcaggtccagtgaaagTGCAGGCTAATATGAAAGACACACTGAAGACTGCATTGAGGAGGACAAGCCCATCGCTAGTTTCAAAGCCCAGGTAAAATGAGCAAGTGAAATAGGAAAGTTTCGCACAACACGGgaatcaaaaggaaaagaggtgaTGATtccagggaggaagggagaaatcaCTTCACAATTTTGTCGGGCCTCAGCTCTGGATGTAACAGGCATTACTGAGGattgaaacaaagaagaaagctaGAAAGATGAACGTAGGAATCAAGGAGAAAGGGCATCTCATTCACCTGTAGACAAGACTTACACACCCACCCCTCATGGGCTACTCTCTACAGCCTTGATATGATGTGTCCTGTTCTCTCTCAGTCTCTAGAGCAATTCTAGGGTACAGTTTGTGGTTAGAACTGATAGAAAATCAGCAAGACGGAAGCAAAAAGGAAGCTAAAGGCTAGAGGGAAGGGCCACTTTCCCAGGCCACTGATGAGGCCCCTAAGGTCTTAGGAGAGGCAGCAGGAAGTGCCAGAACTCTAGGTGCTGACACAGGATGATGCTCTCCCCCAGTCCCGTGCCTGAGATCTGGAGGATAACATAGGGAACCAAAACAGCAGAAAGCAGGCTCACAAAATCAGGAGTAAGACAGACAGCTTATAGGATAGGGTACAAGACATGGAGAGGTGCAAAGGGGTCCAGGGGGGTCCAGAGAACAGGTACTTGTTGGGTTATGGGCCAAAGCAGGGAAAATAAAAAGTCTGACGAACTTGAGGAAGAAACGCTAGTCGCATCCTGCTTACAGAGTTGTGGAACTGcacagaggaggaaaggagccaCAAAAACCCTGCCTGGTTTTGTCAGACTTACTTGTTCCTGATAGCCAACCAGCCTGGAGACTTCCTAGAACCTATATTCTAtggaaatgtttccattttttattttattttattttatttgtgaggcaattggggttaagtgacttacccagggtcacacagctagtaagtgtcaagtgtctaaggtcggctcaggtcctcctgaatccagggccagtggtttatccactgtaccacctagctgcccctaatgtttcTGTTTCATACTCTGAGAAtcaaaggaaagcaagaaaacagCTTTAATCAACGGATTAAAGAAgcctttattgagcacctgctctGTGCCCATCTTTGAGCTAGGTCCTTCGGAGGCAAAGGAAAACACGAGGCAGCTCCCTGTCcccaggaagcttacattctcctgggtatgggaggaggaggaaggggaacgGCCACAGAAATAAgtaaaatatacatgcatatgtgtaaacacgcatgtgtatatgtgtatgcatgcatagttgtctgcatatatacacatacaaaataaatacagaataggTTTCAGGAAGGCACCAAtgattgggggaaggagaaaaagagcaaTGAAGGAGAAGCCTCATCAGTTGAAGAGAGGCTGAGGGTTCTAAGAGTCAGAAGAGAGCATTCCCGGCATGATATCAGGAGAGAACTTTCATATGGGGAAGAACAGAGCCTAAGTAGATACGGAACTAGGCCTATGGAACAgaagcagctaggcagcacagtggatagaatgatggacctggactcagggggacctgagttcaaatctggtctcagacccttattagctgtgtgaccctgggcaagtcactcaacctgcaTTG is part of the Dromiciops gliroides isolate mDroGli1 chromosome 4, mDroGli1.pri, whole genome shotgun sequence genome and encodes:
- the ADORA3 gene encoding adenosine receptor A3 isoform X2, yielding MLGNNTTVMTLTPGSVVYIIIEIIIGLCAIVGNVLVIWVVKLNPSLQNTTFYFIVSLALADIAVGVLVMPLAIVISLGIIIHFYNCLFMTCLMLVFTHASIMSLLAIAVDRYLRVKLTIRSSRGSTEAWESLETALPSFLSGIPFLSDAALPPSSECSLYRITCHQFVLPLRLSLLSICILIMGMGFITTSVVLLRRKRIQKHNRGKVLIRLADHSLGSSPMIPTPL
- the ADORA3 gene encoding adenosine receptor A3 isoform X5; this translates as MLGNNTTVMTLTPGSVVYIIIEIIIGLCAIVGNVLVIWVVKLNPSLQNTTFYFIVSLALADIAVGVLVMPLAIVISLGIIIHFYNCLFMTCLMLVFTHASIMSLLAIAVDRYLRVKLTIRSSRGSTEAWESLETALPSFLSGIPFLSDAALPPSSECSLYRCCSHRWKGQGSLCAG